The Nitrospirota bacterium nucleotide sequence CTTACCGCTGATAGTCCGAGCATGAACAATACGCTCATTCTTTCTGCCGGCGATTTTGGCCCAGTCATCAGGATTTGTTGTATTCGGAAGATCCTCATTTTCCTTAAACTCATCTTTAATAGCAGTCAAAAGGTCTTCCTCCTTAATGCCGCCCTCTCCAAGGGTAATTGCCCTCTTTATTGCATGTTTTTTACTCCTCGCTACAATCCCCTCTATCATTGCACCGCTTACAAAATCCTTGAAGTACAGTATCTCTTTATCGCCATTTGCATAAGTTACTTCTAAGAATTTATTCTCTTCGTCAAGACTATACATACGCTCAACTGTAAGATTAATCAATCTTTCAGTAACCTTTTCCGCATCTCCGTTATCATGGTCCATTTCAGATTTATGAAACGGTAAATCAGTAGTAAGATACTTGCTGAATACATCCTTTGCTGAATCTGCATCAGGACGGTCTATCCTTATCTTAATATCAAGCCGCCCCGGCCTCAGTATTGCAGGGTCAATCAGGTCCTGCCGGTTACTTGCACCAATTACAATTACATTCCGCAGGCTCTCTACACCATCAATCTCAGACAAAAACTGAGGAACTATTGTAGACTCAATGTCAGAAGAGACACCTGTTCCCCTTGTCCTGAACAAGGCATCCATTTCATCAAAGAATACTACAACAGGCATACCTTCATCAGCCTTCTCTTTTGCTTTAGAAAATACCTCACGTATCTGACGTTCACTTTCACCGACATATTTATTCAGCAGTTCAGGGCCTTTGACATGGAGGAAATAGCTGCGTACATCCTTTTCCCCTTTTGATTCCAGCCGCTTTGCAATAGAATTGGCCACTGCCTTTGCAATAAGGGTCTTTCCGCACCCCGGAGGGCCGTATAGCAAAACACCCTTAGGCGGCAGTAAGCGGTACTCTTTAAATAGTTCCGGATATACAAATGGAAGCTCTATGGCATCCATAATGGTTTCTATCTGTTTTTTCAATCCGCCTATATCTCCATACGCAACATCAGGAACCTCTTCGAGTATTACCTGGCCGACTTCTGTCTTGGGTAATTTCTCTAACAGCAGACCTGACCGTTGGTCAAACAGAAGGACATCTCCTACACTCAGTTTTGTCCCCTGAAGAGGTTCACCAATTTCAGCAACACGTTCTTCATCACCATGTAGGGATATTATTGCCCTATCTTTTCCCAGCCTGTCTTTTAAATGGACCACCTCTCCCTGACTATCATAGCCGCGTATCTCAATGACATTAAGTGCGTCATTCAGAATCACCTCCTGGCCTTTACGGAGTGTAGTTATCTCAATACCGGGTCTGACATTCACCTTTAGTTTTCTGCCGGATACATAAACATTTATTGTACCGTCATCATTAGTATCAGCGAAAACACCATAACTTGCAGGGGGTGACGTAAGTTTTTCTACCTCTTTCCTTAATGCCTGTATCTGATCTTTTGCTTCATGGAGTGCAGACGTCAACTTTTCATTCTGTTTGAATGCACTATCCAGTTTGAACCTGGATTCATAAACACGCTGAAGTTCCTCTTCGAGGCTTTTTACGTGATCACAGAGGCTTTCAATCTCCTTCTCATACTCTGCTATCTTTGCTTCACTTGAAGACGCAGAAGAAGATGATGACGGCATCTCCAATGACTTCTTTATTTGGGTTTTTATGGCTGGTAATCTGTAGTTTTTCTTTGTCTCGGACATGTTATCTCCTTTCTCATAGAGGCTGAAGAATCCTTATTCTTCAATGAGTTACGTAATTAAATTCTACCATCTATAAACTACAAGGTCAACTTAACTACTTCAGTCCGAATTGTGTGGAAGAGTCTCTAAAATATCATATCTGCGTTACGATTTTTGCCTTACAAGTTCATCAAGAATATTCACAGTTGCTTTATACACTGACCTTGCATTTAATACAGCAGAAATAACTGCTACCCCATAAGCCCCCTTTCCAATTACAGCCTTTATACTCTCTTTTTTAACGCCACCGATTGCAAACACCGGAATCCTGATCTTCTTTGTAACACTTGATAGTCTGTTCAACCCAACCGGCGGTCCATATACTAATTTAGTAGGTGTTGCAAAGATCGGGCCAAATGTAATAAAATCAGCACCGTCATCTGCGGCCTTCCTTGCCTCTTTAAGACTATGAGTTGATACACCAATTGTAAATCTACTGCCCGACAACTTCCTGGCAAGTCCAACACTGAAGCCATTCTGCCCCAAATGTACACCGTCTGCACCCAGTGCCATTGCAACATCCAGCCGGTCATTTATAAATAATTTTACAGCGTGTTTTGCAGTCAATGCCCTGAGCCTCTCTCCTGTCCCTAACATCTCCTTAGCCGTCAAATTCTTACCTCTGAACTGTATACCTTTGACACCACCATCAATCGCTTTTTTCACACTTGTTAAAAAATCGTTTTGTACCAGAGACGGGTCAGCGATGAGGTATAAGTTAAAATCAATGTAGTTCATCCGAAAATCTCTCCGGCGGGGTAAGAAAACCCCGCCTATCCAAATCTATGAGGATAGGCGGGACTTTCTTGTCCCGCTGATTTTCATGGCCCTTTGTGAACCCTCGATTCATGGGGGTTCACTTGAATGTCTCCATAGCTCACCCCCACCCTGACCCTCCCCCCTCAAGGGGGAGGGAATAATCTTAGCATCCCTCTCCCCTTGCGGAAGAGGGTCCGGGCGAGGGGAGGCTTCTTGCTTCTTACCTCTCGCCTTATTCTATCATCCCTCCCAGCGGACTGCTGGCAGAGGCATATAGCTTCTTCGGTATCCTGCCGGCAAGATACGCGAGTCTTCCGGCCTCAACAGCCAGCCTCATTGCATGGGCCATCATAACAGGTTGTTTAGCACAAGCTATGGCTGTATTCATAAGAACTGCATCACATCCAAGCTCCATGGCTACAGCCGCTTCAGATGCAGTACCAACCCCTGCATCTACTATTACCGGAACTGTTGCAAATTCTTTTATTATCCTTATATTATATGGATTTCTTATGCCCAGGCCTGAACCAATCGGGGCAGCAAGCGGCATAATTGCACTACAGCCTATGTCCTCTAATTTCCTTGCCATTATCGGGTCATCATTGGTATAAGGGAGCACAATGAACCCTTCTTTTACCAATATCTTTGCCGCTTCTAATAAAGCCTCATTGTCCGGCATAAGTGTTCGTTCATCTCCAATGACCTCAAGTTTTACAAGGTCAGATATCCCCGCGGCACGGGCAAGCCTTGCTGTCCTCACAGCATCATCTGCTGTGTAGCAACCGGCGGTGTTCGGTAGTATTATATATTTCTTAGGGTCTATGTAATCAAGGAGGTTTTCCTTTGAACGGTCTGTTATGTTTACCCTCCTGACTGCTACTGTAACAACATGTGCGCCGGATGCCTCAATTGCCTCTTTTGTTTCCTTGAAGTCCTTATATTTCCCTGTCCCTACCCATAACCGGGACCTGATGTCCATACCGCCCACTCTTAATACGTCATCCATTTCCGCCTCCCACAAAGGTAATTATCTCAAGCCTGTCCCCTTCTTTTAATAAGACTGAGTCAAATTGTTTCTTATCCAGTATCTCCATATTATACTCAATTGCAACCAGCTGGGGGCTGATATTCATCATATTCAACAGGGAAGAGACGGAAGTCCCTTCAATTATGTGTTGCTTTTCACCATTAACTGTAACATTTATTTCCATTTTAAAATTAAAAAACATTGGCCACGAATTTCACGAATAAGACAAATGCCACGAATTAAATACTTTTATACTTTTATATTCGTATCATTCGTAAAATTTGTGTCATTCGTGTTCCATCAGTGGTCTGTATTTTAAAGGGACTTTTATCATAACAACGTGATAATTGGTTTGTCAATGAAAGGAAGGGGTAAAAATAAAATTTAGTACATCCGAAAATCTCATAGCTCACCCCCACCCTGACCCTCCCCCCTCAAGGGGGAGGGAATAATCTTAGGGGGTGAGGAAAAGTTGGGGTCAGATACCTGATTCCCTTTCCGACTCAAGCCTTCTCCTCTCTTCATCATAAGCCTTCTTCGCTGCCTGAATAGCTGCAAGGATTTCGCGTTTTTTATCGTCAGCAAGCTGAACTCCGCCGCGTACAAGCTCTTCTGTCCTGCTGCTGATCTCGTGCATCAGGTCTGAAAGCCTCCTCTGAATCGCATCTTTCTCAGTCATAAACTTCTCAGCACCTTTATTTGCAATCCTCCGGATGTCCTCTCTTGTCTCTTTTCCTGATTTAGGCGCATATAGCAAGGCTACTCCCGCACCTATAAGACCGCCTACTACAAAGAATATTAAGTTTTCTCCTCTACCATGATCACAGCCCATGTCACTCACCCCCTTTTCTTTTTTTTAAAAATATATTTAATCCTGCCCTTAATGCCTTAATAACCATGCCAATTTTCCTGATCGGACCTGTTACCTCCTCTATTATATTATCAATCTGTTTTGTACTGTGCTTTGCTGTTTCAATTATTCCCCGCATGTCATTCATAATATTCCTTGCATCATAAATCACAGGTCTTATATCGTTCTCCATCCTCAACAGAAATTCCTCCATCCGCTTGATTGCCTCCTCTATTCGTATACTCAATGTGTATAACCTGACCACGATTAACACGAAACATGCGGCTATAACAGCAACAGATATTTCTATTATCATAAGGTATTACTCCATGATTATGTTTTTAGCTTACTCGTATGAAAATTGAAAGTCAATTGCACAGGCAATTCTCGCTGAACTATCGGGCAAATGGCCTAACAGCGGGGTTAGAAAACCCCGCCTATCGCGATGGGCGGGACATTCTTGTCCCGAATACGCAAGGGGTAAGGTGGCACAAGTGTTGCAATATTTAATCATTGACTACTGCCTGATAACTCTGTTAATATGGCTCAACTTCAGGCAGCTAATGTAGAGGAGGGGGTAACATGGCTGAGCCTGCACTTTCAGAAGAACATATAGACACGATTCTTGATAAAATGTACCGGGAAAGGGGCTGGGACTTCCGCAGATACAGGAAGTCAAGCCTTAAGCGGTGCATCGAGAGAAGACTTGCCTTTTCAAGACTCCCTTATGAACACTACATAAACCTGCTTGATGCAGAACCTCGGGAATTTAATCAGCTCTTCAATCAAATCACAATTAAGGTAAGTGAGTTCTTCCGTGACCCGGAGGTCTTCCACAAGATAGAGGCGTATATAATACCTGAGACAGTAGAAAGGTTAAAAACGAAAAAACAGAGTAACATTAGGATATGGAGCAGTGGATGTGCAAGAGGAGAAGAACCGTACTCCCTTGCAATACTCCTTTCAAAGGCCAGAGAGAAATATTATACTGCTCATAATAGCAGTCCTTCCTTATCAGGATTTCCATGTAATATTAAGATATTTGCAACTGATATTGACGAGATATCAATTGAACTTGCAAGAAAAGGGATTTACAATGAAACGCTTCTGCAGAATGTACCGCTCTGTTTAAAAAATCATTGTTTCATATCTATTGACAACCGTTATCAGATAATTCCACAGATTAGAAATCTTGTAACATTCGGCGTCCACAATATCGTATCCAATATCCATCTGTCCCATATAGATATTGCAATATGCCGTAACCTGCTTATCTATTTTGAAAAGGATCTGCAGGAAAAGGTAATTGAGAAGTTCTGGTATTCCCTTGATAAAGGCGGATTCTTAATACTTGGGAAGAGTGAAGTTATACCTCATTCATTAAGGGGCAGATTTACAGAGGTCTTTAGAAAGGAAAAGATATACCAGAAGATTTAGGTATTGAATGAATATGCCGGCAAACGGAATAAAAGAGATGATCAATAATGCCTCCCTGAAGACAAAGCTGTTGGCGGCCTTCCTTTCAGTTGTTATCGTCCCTATGGTGCTCACGGCAATTGTAACGGAAAGATTAACAGCAAAAAAATTACGACAGGAAATTGAAAGCGGTACGGAACAGAATCTTGAGGCCGCATGGATACAGTACTATGTCCGGGCTGACCAGATGAAATATGGCATGCTGCAGGCTGCGGAACTTATAGAAACTGCAATCATAAAACATGATAAAAAATTTATCACAGATAAGATGGCCCACTGGAAGAATAAAAGACCTTATGTAGATGTCTGGGCTGTAACGGATAAAGATGGCCGGGTCATATCAAGGTTGAACAGTGAAAACTCCGGAGACATCTTTGAATTAAACGGTATAGTAAAAAAGGCCATGACTACCGGTGAAACAGTTATCTCTACCGAGGTTATGCCGAGGGCTTTACTGCAGAAAGAGGGCGATAAGCTCGCAGAAGATATTGCAATACCAGTTGAATTACAGAACAGGCCGGGGGAATATAACCCCGGCTATCCCGTGGAAAATGATGCATTAATGGTAACCGTTGTTGTACCGGTCTTTGATGGACATAGTACAGGTAATGTTGTTGGTGCAATAATCACAGGAGACATATTAAATAAGGATAATTTTGTTACAGATACACTTGCCTCAAAAATCCCTGATTCACATACAACAATTACAAAGAATGGAGTAAGAATTGCCACAAACAAGGTTGCAGGAGAGGGTGCAAGGGCGATCGGTGTTCCGATTACTGCCGGTATAATGGCTGTATTAAATACCGGTAAAACTTATACAGGAGAGATACCATGGATAAAAGAACCTTTTATCGGTGCCTATTCTCCAATAAAGGATAATAAAGGTAAAGTAATAGGCACCCTTTCAGTAAGCGTGCCTGAGAGTAAATTCACGGTTCACCACCGCAGTAACAGGATCAGCATATTACTTATTACCGGACTAAGTATCCTATTTGCCGGAGGGACGGCATTTTTTGTGACCAGAAAGATTACACATCCCATTGAAATTCT carries:
- the arc gene encoding proteasome ATPase, with amino-acid sequence MSETKKNYRLPAIKTQIKKSLEMPSSSSSASSSEAKIAEYEKEIESLCDHVKSLEEELQRVYESRFKLDSAFKQNEKLTSALHEAKDQIQALRKEVEKLTSPPASYGVFADTNDDGTINVYVSGRKLKVNVRPGIEITTLRKGQEVILNDALNVIEIRGYDSQGEVVHLKDRLGKDRAIISLHGDEERVAEIGEPLQGTKLSVGDVLLFDQRSGLLLEKLPKTEVGQVILEEVPDVAYGDIGGLKKQIETIMDAIELPFVYPELFKEYRLLPPKGVLLYGPPGCGKTLIAKAVANSIAKRLESKGEKDVRSYFLHVKGPELLNKYVGESERQIREVFSKAKEKADEGMPVVVFFDEMDALFRTRGTGVSSDIESTIVPQFLSEIDGVESLRNVIVIGASNRQDLIDPAILRPGRLDIKIRIDRPDADSAKDVFSKYLTTDLPFHKSEMDHDNGDAEKVTERLINLTVERMYSLDEENKFLEVTYANGDKEILYFKDFVSGAMIEGIVARSKKHAIKRAITLGEGGIKEEDLLTAIKDEFKENEDLPNTTNPDDWAKIAGRKNERIVHARTISGKAKETRRIETVATGHYL
- the thiE gene encoding thiamine phosphate synthase translates to MNYIDFNLYLIADPSLVQNDFLTSVKKAIDGGVKGIQFRGKNLTAKEMLGTGERLRALTAKHAVKLFINDRLDVAMALGADGVHLGQNGFSVGLARKLSGSRFTIGVSTHSLKEARKAADDGADFITFGPIFATPTKLVYGPPVGLNRLSSVTKKIRIPVFAIGGVKKESIKAVIGKGAYGVAVISAVLNARSVYKATVNILDELVRQKS
- a CDS encoding thiazole synthase, whose protein sequence is MDDVLRVGGMDIRSRLWVGTGKYKDFKETKEAIEASGAHVVTVAVRRVNITDRSKENLLDYIDPKKYIILPNTAGCYTADDAVRTARLARAAGISDLVKLEVIGDERTLMPDNEALLEAAKILVKEGFIVLPYTNDDPIMARKLEDIGCSAIMPLAAPIGSGLGIRNPYNIRIIKEFATVPVIVDAGVGTASEAAVAMELGCDAVLMNTAIACAKQPVMMAHAMRLAVEAGRLAYLAGRIPKKLYASASSPLGGMIE
- the thiS gene encoding sulfur carrier protein ThiS translates to MEINVTVNGEKQHIIEGTSVSSLLNMMNISPQLVAIEYNMEILDKKQFDSVLLKEGDRLEIITFVGGGNG
- a CDS encoding YtxH domain-containing protein: MGCDHGRGENLIFFVVGGLIGAGVALLYAPKSGKETREDIRRIANKGAEKFMTEKDAIQRRLSDLMHEISSRTEELVRGGVQLADDKKREILAAIQAAKKAYDEERRRLESERESGI
- a CDS encoding protein-glutamate O-methyltransferase CheR: MAEPALSEEHIDTILDKMYRERGWDFRRYRKSSLKRCIERRLAFSRLPYEHYINLLDAEPREFNQLFNQITIKVSEFFRDPEVFHKIEAYIIPETVERLKTKKQSNIRIWSSGCARGEEPYSLAILLSKAREKYYTAHNSSPSLSGFPCNIKIFATDIDEISIELARKGIYNETLLQNVPLCLKNHCFISIDNRYQIIPQIRNLVTFGVHNIVSNIHLSHIDIAICRNLLIYFEKDLQEKVIEKFWYSLDKGGFLILGKSEVIPHSLRGRFTEVFRKEKIYQKI